A single genomic interval of Arthrobacter methylotrophus harbors:
- a CDS encoding APC family permease, whose amino-acid sequence MSSVPSTPGVAAQPPAYPRTLTTPKIIVLIIAALTPLSVIVGTMPLGLAFGGPSTTLMFVAAGALIGLFSVGYVQMVRRISRPGAFYSYIARGLGRPAGVGAAMVAVVAYAFSMIALYSVQAFVTQQIIQATFGVDVPWQLCFMVQLILVTVLAYRRIDLSAMVTFVVVTLELLVLLALVVAIAADKGLGAFPIEAVSPSVFNIGQWTVAFVFAILCYAGFEAGAMYAPEAKNPERTVPRALYGALVVLTASFALVAWALTSVTGVEGQQAAVSADMAGFIFTTTGHYLGAAGVWILSVLAIFAQVACALAVTNFTSRYFNSLAKEDLLPPFLGRKNRHGSPGTAILALTGLTVAVVLGLATVGVDPYTQIAPVGFGLAAIGATALQAMASGAVIAYFLRQPRSERHWWKTSLAPIIATVLLAAALYIELISFSYITGTDSPEMLALPWIVPVVAAFGVAFGFWLKKNRSHTYEHLAAGDTAEEADALHAQRVARRAGTASQSCTLPPADAVSPQK is encoded by the coding sequence ATGTCTTCTGTTCCCAGCACCCCGGGCGTAGCCGCCCAGCCGCCGGCGTACCCCCGGACCCTGACGACGCCCAAGATCATCGTCCTGATTATCGCGGCACTCACGCCCCTGTCCGTCATCGTCGGCACGATGCCGCTCGGTCTGGCCTTCGGCGGACCGTCCACCACGTTGATGTTCGTTGCCGCCGGCGCATTGATCGGGCTGTTCAGCGTCGGCTACGTGCAGATGGTCCGCCGGATCAGCCGTCCCGGCGCCTTCTACAGCTACATTGCCCGCGGTCTCGGCCGTCCCGCCGGCGTCGGCGCGGCGATGGTGGCGGTGGTCGCATACGCCTTCAGCATGATCGCCCTGTACTCTGTTCAGGCCTTCGTCACACAGCAGATCATCCAGGCCACGTTCGGCGTGGACGTCCCGTGGCAGCTGTGCTTCATGGTCCAGCTGATCCTAGTGACCGTCCTTGCCTACAGGCGCATCGATCTCAGCGCCATGGTCACCTTCGTCGTCGTCACCCTTGAACTGCTGGTCCTGCTTGCCCTCGTGGTCGCGATCGCGGCAGACAAGGGGCTCGGCGCCTTTCCGATCGAGGCCGTATCCCCCTCGGTCTTCAACATCGGCCAGTGGACCGTCGCCTTCGTCTTCGCCATCCTGTGCTATGCGGGATTCGAGGCCGGTGCAATGTACGCACCCGAAGCCAAGAACCCCGAGCGGACGGTCCCCCGCGCCCTCTACGGTGCCCTGGTTGTCCTCACCGCGTCGTTCGCACTGGTCGCCTGGGCACTGACGTCCGTGACCGGCGTAGAGGGCCAGCAGGCGGCCGTCAGCGCGGACATGGCAGGGTTTATCTTCACCACCACGGGTCACTACCTCGGCGCTGCCGGTGTGTGGATCCTCTCCGTTCTGGCCATCTTCGCCCAGGTCGCCTGCGCCCTGGCCGTCACCAACTTCACCTCCCGGTATTTCAACAGCCTGGCCAAGGAAGACCTGCTTCCGCCGTTCCTGGGCCGGAAGAACCGCCATGGTTCCCCCGGCACAGCCATTCTCGCCCTGACGGGCCTTACTGTGGCTGTGGTGCTGGGGCTGGCCACCGTAGGGGTTGACCCGTACACGCAGATTGCCCCCGTCGGCTTCGGCCTCGCCGCCATCGGAGCTACTGCGCTGCAGGCAATGGCATCGGGTGCCGTCATCGCCTACTTCCTCCGCCAGCCGCGCTCGGAGCGACACTGGTGGAAGACCTCGCTCGCACCCATCATCGCCACCGTTCTTCTCGCGGCAGCGCTCTACATCGAACTGATTTCCTTCAGCTACATCACCGGCACGGATAGCCCCGAGATGCTCGCACTCCCCTGGATCGTCCCCGTGGTTGCTGCGTTCGGTGTGGCCTTCGGCTTCTGGCTCAAGAAAAACCGCTCGCACACCTACGAGCACCTTGCCGCAGGTGACACGGCCGAGGAGGCTGACGCCCTGCACGCCCAGCGCGTCGCCCGCCGCGCCGGGACGGCCAGCCAGTCCTGCACCCTGCCCCCGGCGGATGCAGTGTCCCCACAAAAATAG
- a CDS encoding fumarylacetoacetate hydrolase family protein — protein sequence MTQAIRFETPAGEVRLGRLEDDTIIDAGAAPAVGFDGSDAAWQNIRTAAGTAYAKSDVKILAPVNPGKVLAVGLNYRSHVEETNLAHPDVPMVFAKWSSSITGPNDDIVIPREETRPDYEGEVGIVISRRGYRVTKEDAWSYVGGFTVLNDVSGRRAQLETPMRQFTLGKSFDTFTPLGPVVASVDSVDKDALDVQTVISGETMQKGNTRDLIFDVPTLIEYLTKGVTLEPGDVIATGTPGGVGDERKPPRYLREGDVVEITVSGVGTISNRVRDEV from the coding sequence GTGACACAGGCAATCCGTTTCGAAACACCCGCCGGCGAAGTTCGCCTCGGCCGCCTCGAAGACGACACGATCATCGACGCCGGGGCTGCCCCCGCAGTCGGATTTGATGGCTCCGACGCCGCATGGCAGAACATCCGGACCGCTGCAGGCACCGCATATGCGAAGTCCGACGTGAAGATCCTTGCGCCGGTCAATCCGGGAAAGGTCCTCGCCGTCGGCCTGAACTATCGGTCCCATGTCGAGGAGACCAACCTCGCCCACCCGGACGTCCCGATGGTGTTTGCGAAATGGTCCTCGTCGATCACCGGCCCGAACGACGACATCGTCATCCCTCGCGAAGAGACACGTCCCGATTACGAGGGCGAAGTCGGCATTGTGATTTCCCGCCGGGGCTACCGTGTGACCAAGGAGGATGCCTGGTCTTATGTCGGCGGTTTCACGGTCCTCAACGACGTCTCCGGGCGCCGCGCGCAACTGGAGACCCCGATGAGACAGTTCACCCTGGGCAAGAGCTTTGACACCTTCACCCCTCTCGGGCCCGTCGTCGCCAGTGTGGACTCCGTGGACAAGGATGCACTCGACGTGCAGACAGTCATTAGCGGCGAAACAATGCAGAAGGGCAACACTCGTGACCTGATCTTCGACGTGCCCACCCTGATCGAATACCTGACCAAGGGCGTGACCCTGGAGCCGGGCGATGTGATCGCCACGGGCACCCCCGGCGGTGTCGGTGACGAGCGCAAACCGCCGCGCTACCTGCGCGAGGGTGACGTCGTAGAGATCACGGTCAGTGGCGTCGGCACCATCAGCAACCGCGTCCGCGACGAGGTCTGA
- a CDS encoding VOC family protein, with translation MIKLYDIDHVVMGVKDLDESVESWQNEFGLTEVSREGSQSFLVCNYEKPSLILQKTPEAGILHAAYQLAPELTLDDAEKHLKEKRVQFTRSETAVSFEDLEGNGIQFVNYRPKEGQDKFPREWRQATQSHRIGAPRKLGHVNYLTADINRQVDFYLNVVGMKLADKLGADAGAFLHVGADHHVMAFVNTGQAHFHHIAFDMEDWGQIRQSFDHLAQYGRVMPWGPVRHGIGGNLAGYVRLPEADCFIELYSDMEQLDATHEPREYPDDRHSSNVWGMLPPRSYFRFDAESIKAERESLQSIWEKEPALLGD, from the coding sequence ATGATCAAGCTTTATGACATTGACCATGTCGTCATGGGCGTCAAGGACCTCGACGAGTCTGTCGAATCCTGGCAGAACGAGTTCGGCCTGACCGAGGTCAGCCGTGAAGGCAGCCAGTCCTTCCTCGTATGTAACTACGAAAAGCCCTCGCTGATCCTGCAGAAAACTCCCGAGGCCGGCATCCTCCACGCCGCCTACCAATTGGCGCCGGAGCTGACGCTGGATGATGCGGAAAAGCACCTGAAGGAGAAGCGGGTCCAGTTCACCCGGTCCGAGACCGCGGTCTCCTTCGAGGACCTCGAGGGCAACGGCATCCAGTTCGTGAACTACCGGCCCAAGGAAGGCCAGGACAAGTTCCCCCGCGAGTGGCGCCAGGCCACGCAAAGCCACCGCATCGGGGCGCCGCGCAAACTAGGTCATGTGAACTACCTGACCGCGGACATCAACCGACAAGTGGACTTCTACCTCAACGTGGTGGGAATGAAACTGGCAGATAAGCTCGGCGCAGACGCCGGCGCATTCCTGCACGTCGGTGCGGACCACCATGTCATGGCCTTCGTCAACACCGGCCAGGCGCATTTCCACCACATCGCCTTCGACATGGAGGACTGGGGCCAGATCCGCCAGTCATTCGACCACCTCGCGCAGTACGGCCGGGTCATGCCCTGGGGTCCCGTCCGTCACGGCATCGGGGGCAACCTCGCAGGCTACGTGCGGCTGCCGGAGGCAGACTGCTTCATCGAGCTGTACTCCGATATGGAGCAGCTGGATGCAACCCATGAACCCCGCGAGTACCCCGATGACCGGCATTCCTCCAATGTGTGGGGCATGCTTCCGCCGCGTTCGTATTTCCGGTTTGATGCAGAATCCATCAAGGCTGAGCGGGAAAGCCTTCAGTCGATCTGGGAGAAGGAGCCGGCACTGCTCGGGGACTAA
- a CDS encoding gamma-glutamyl-gamma-aminobutyrate hydrolase family protein — protein sequence MSTESPIILVVTDRKSVTSGAWSDIENDALPHTYIDAIERAGGLPIMLPPVQSLLDSTDRLLDLADGIFLAGGRDLDPDLYGHASHPLNDTPLRVRDELEIALARGAHARGMPMLGACRGMQIMNVAFGGTLEQHLGDRLDMTPHRDVVGEFTSHAVSLVPGGRLAGILESHSFDIASHHHQSIDNLGAGLVVSAYASDGVVEAVEAPGEQYAVGVQWHPEERLDPEGLRIVASLVTESAKYRTSRTPARLAAN from the coding sequence ATGAGCACGGAGTCTCCCATCATCCTGGTCGTGACAGACCGTAAATCCGTCACCTCGGGAGCGTGGAGCGACATCGAGAACGATGCACTTCCCCACACTTACATTGACGCCATCGAACGGGCCGGCGGCCTGCCGATCATGCTCCCGCCCGTCCAGTCACTGCTGGACAGCACAGACCGGCTCCTGGACTTGGCAGACGGTATCTTCCTGGCCGGAGGCCGGGACCTTGATCCCGATCTGTACGGACACGCAAGCCACCCGCTCAACGACACCCCGCTTCGGGTACGCGACGAACTCGAAATCGCACTGGCCCGCGGCGCACATGCCCGCGGCATGCCGATGCTCGGGGCCTGCCGCGGCATGCAGATCATGAACGTAGCTTTCGGCGGCACCCTCGAACAGCACCTGGGAGACAGGCTGGACATGACCCCGCACCGGGACGTCGTCGGCGAATTCACCTCGCACGCCGTCTCCCTAGTGCCCGGCGGCAGGCTGGCCGGAATCCTGGAGTCGCACAGTTTCGACATTGCATCCCACCACCACCAGTCGATCGACAATCTCGGGGCAGGACTAGTGGTCAGTGCGTACGCATCCGATGGCGTCGTGGAAGCCGTCGAAGCGCCAGGGGAGCAGTACGCCGTCGGGGTGCAGTGGCACCCCGAAGAGAGGCTTGATCCAGAGGGCCTGAGGATCGTCGCATCCCTGGTCACGGAATCGGCAAAATACCGGACGTCGCGCACTCCCGCACGGCTGGCCGCGAACTGA
- a CDS encoding glutamine synthetase family protein, translating into MTSPAIDQEALRPAFDADFLNQLLARGIQVIRVIHSDLFGRQRGKQYPVKSLLHLEGGVAYSKMANAEDLMGVPVDDKEFPSLATHPDLHAHLDLQTAFVPPWEPDSLWVLSRLSEHGRPSELCPRSQLTRANEILGTTLGLDAVAAGEPEFYLFRNDANGSSVPYATNGVSYTMDRITDPDGAVGRIHRQLIGMDIGVTVVNREFSPGQFEINLMHDEVLGAADSAFLLKSGIKELAILEGMEANFMAKPVTEEEGSSLHVHLSLWKGGENVFATPEGGLSPEALWAIAGIQAHAAAIMAFAAPTVNSYKRLSGAGLSPRTSNWDEDNRFTFIRIPAERGRATRLELRAGDASASPHLLMAAMLHAAGDGIRRGLTPDAAGVPLPRSLEESVAALEKNEVFRDGFGEEFVGIYAALKRREVQGFAAAVTDWEWNLYRRHS; encoded by the coding sequence ATGACAAGCCCTGCTATCGACCAAGAAGCCCTGCGCCCCGCTTTCGACGCCGACTTCCTCAACCAGCTTTTGGCCCGCGGAATCCAAGTCATCCGCGTCATTCATTCCGACCTGTTCGGACGTCAGCGCGGAAAGCAGTACCCGGTGAAATCCCTCCTACACCTGGAGGGCGGGGTGGCCTACTCAAAGATGGCGAACGCCGAGGACCTGATGGGCGTCCCGGTGGACGACAAGGAATTCCCGTCCCTGGCCACCCATCCGGATCTGCACGCACATCTGGATCTGCAGACGGCCTTCGTGCCGCCATGGGAGCCAGACTCCCTTTGGGTGCTGTCCCGACTGAGCGAGCACGGCCGTCCTTCCGAACTGTGTCCGCGCAGCCAGCTGACCCGTGCCAACGAGATTCTTGGGACCACCCTGGGCCTGGATGCGGTGGCGGCAGGGGAGCCTGAGTTCTATCTGTTCAGGAACGATGCGAACGGCAGTAGCGTCCCCTACGCCACGAACGGCGTCTCATACACCATGGACCGAATCACGGATCCGGACGGTGCCGTGGGCCGGATCCATCGGCAGCTCATCGGCATGGACATCGGCGTCACCGTAGTGAACAGGGAGTTCTCACCCGGCCAGTTCGAAATCAACCTCATGCATGACGAGGTTCTAGGCGCAGCGGATTCGGCCTTCCTGCTGAAATCGGGCATCAAGGAACTGGCCATCCTCGAGGGCATGGAGGCAAACTTCATGGCCAAGCCGGTGACAGAAGAAGAGGGCAGCAGCCTTCACGTGCATCTGTCCCTATGGAAGGGAGGCGAGAACGTCTTCGCCACTCCTGAGGGAGGCTTGAGCCCCGAGGCGCTGTGGGCCATAGCGGGCATCCAGGCGCATGCTGCAGCCATCATGGCGTTTGCCGCCCCAACAGTGAACTCCTACAAGCGCCTGTCCGGCGCGGGCCTTAGCCCGCGGACCAGCAACTGGGACGAAGACAACCGGTTCACCTTCATCCGGATTCCTGCCGAACGTGGCAGGGCAACCCGGCTGGAACTTCGGGCCGGGGATGCCAGCGCCTCCCCCCACCTGCTGATGGCAGCCATGTTGCACGCGGCCGGGGACGGCATCCGCAGAGGCCTCACCCCCGACGCCGCAGGAGTTCCACTACCGCGTTCACTGGAGGAATCCGTGGCCGCACTGGAGAAAAATGAAGTGTTCAGGGACGGCTTCGGCGAGGAATTCGTGGGCATTTACGCCGCACTCAAGCGCCGGGAAGTCCAAGGATTCGCGGCTGCCGTGACCGACTGGGAGTGGAATCTGTATCGCCGCCACTCCTGA
- a CDS encoding Gfo/Idh/MocA family oxidoreductase, with product MKPITAVVFGVGVMGQDMTRLLLERGVSIVGAVARSPEKVGRDLGRVAGVGRDLGVLISSDADKLLAGLGADVAVIAVDSYLDSHAEHIATCVRHGLNVVTIAEEAFHPWGTAPETAARLDALARQHGVTIYGGGHQDIFWAGIGGLLMGASHRVDEVRWRTDFNPEGLSRELLLEMGIGCDPSELPVDDGQARPPSFGIAAVDAVAAHLGLPRGTVSVHSEPVIGTEPIYSAALRREVPPGQIVGVRDTVRRDEGPGEPLLEFTMIGSISALEPGDSWQVIGKPGFKLSSRYTPGHDQVTGQAVNRIPDVLAAAPGWAAFDSLPPLRYRRTFSRP from the coding sequence ATGAAACCCATCACCGCCGTTGTCTTCGGAGTTGGCGTAATGGGGCAGGACATGACGCGCCTGCTGCTGGAGCGGGGGGTCAGCATCGTCGGCGCCGTAGCCCGTAGTCCTGAAAAGGTGGGCCGTGACCTCGGCCGCGTTGCCGGCGTCGGCCGGGACCTCGGCGTCCTTATATCGTCCGACGCGGACAAGCTGCTGGCCGGACTCGGCGCCGACGTTGCAGTCATTGCCGTGGACAGCTATCTGGACTCCCACGCCGAACACATAGCCACGTGCGTCCGGCACGGGCTCAATGTCGTGACCATCGCCGAAGAGGCATTCCACCCCTGGGGCACAGCCCCTGAAACAGCCGCCCGGCTGGATGCGCTGGCCCGGCAGCACGGGGTGACAATCTATGGCGGAGGTCACCAGGACATCTTCTGGGCAGGAATCGGCGGCCTGCTCATGGGAGCCTCGCACCGTGTCGACGAAGTCCGCTGGAGGACGGACTTCAACCCCGAAGGACTCTCCCGGGAACTGCTCCTTGAGATGGGCATAGGCTGCGACCCGTCGGAGCTGCCCGTCGACGACGGGCAGGCACGTCCGCCGAGCTTTGGCATAGCCGCGGTCGACGCCGTGGCCGCCCACCTTGGGCTCCCCCGCGGTACGGTCAGCGTCCACTCCGAGCCCGTGATAGGGACCGAGCCCATCTACTCGGCTGCGCTCCGACGGGAAGTCCCGCCTGGCCAGATCGTAGGCGTCCGGGACACGGTCAGACGCGACGAGGGCCCCGGAGAGCCGCTGCTGGAGTTCACCATGATCGGCAGCATCAGCGCCCTGGAACCGGGCGACTCCTGGCAGGTAATCGGAAAACCAGGATTCAAACTGTCTTCCCGATACACCCCGGGACACGATCAGGTCACCGGCCAGGCCGTCAACCGGATCCCCGACGTACTAGCGGCCGCACCTGGATGGGCCGCCTTCGACTCCCTGCCGCCTCTGCGCTACAGGCGGACCTTCAGCCGCCCCTGA
- a CDS encoding cupin domain-containing protein, producing the protein MKLIASGNKDYVYGGKFTGPVQLEMMLEAAQGSEPDIARVHFNDGAVTNWHSHPGGQLLYLVSGTGRVGSSAGEHVNLQPGTLVQTPENEDHWHGADAGSNAVWLATTWGVTCWHDHSPLEPA; encoded by the coding sequence GTGAAACTTATCGCAAGCGGCAACAAGGACTATGTCTACGGCGGCAAGTTCACCGGCCCAGTCCAGCTCGAGATGATGCTCGAAGCAGCCCAGGGCTCAGAACCGGACATTGCCCGCGTCCATTTCAACGACGGCGCAGTCACAAACTGGCATTCCCACCCCGGGGGCCAACTGCTGTATCTGGTGAGCGGCACCGGTCGCGTGGGGAGCAGCGCGGGCGAACACGTGAACCTGCAGCCCGGTACGCTGGTGCAGACCCCGGAGAACGAGGACCATTGGCACGGCGCCGACGCCGGCAGCAATGCTGTGTGGCTGGCGACCACCTGGGGCGTCACGTGCTGGCACGACCACTCTCCGCTGGAGCCGGCATGA
- a CDS encoding NAD-dependent succinate-semialdehyde dehydrogenase → MTETISIQHTRTALYRVQNPATGIVVEEFPTASDADVTAALASAHGAYLAWREVPILERARLVSRVGELFAERAEELAAIITEEMGKLPQEARGELGLVTEIFDYYATEGPALAADQPIKAIGGGRAVIQKRPVGALLGIMPWNYPYYQVARFAAPNLVLGNTIILKHAPNCPRSALAMQRIFDDAGLPPGAYVNVFATNGQVADIIADPRVQGVSLTGSERAGAAVAEIAGRNLKKVVLELGGSDPLIVLDSADIAATARIAFRARMSNSGQACNSPKRMIVTGDIYDGFVAELTAQAAALCPGNPADAGTNFAPLASPAAAAQLLAQIQDAVDKGATLHTGGSYLDEAGSLVAPTILTGVTPGMRAYSEELFGPVAVVYRVDGDEEAGALANDSEYGLGAAVFSADIDRAQRIADRLDAGMVSINQPGGSSAELPFGGVKRSGVGRELGPLGMDEFVNKKLLYIAG, encoded by the coding sequence GTGACCGAAACCATCAGCATTCAACACACGCGCACCGCATTGTACCGGGTCCAGAACCCGGCGACCGGAATCGTCGTTGAGGAGTTCCCCACGGCCTCAGACGCCGACGTCACAGCTGCGCTGGCTTCGGCCCACGGCGCCTATCTGGCATGGCGGGAGGTTCCGATCCTGGAGCGTGCACGTCTCGTCTCCCGTGTGGGAGAGCTGTTCGCCGAACGTGCCGAGGAGCTGGCAGCCATCATCACGGAAGAAATGGGCAAGCTTCCCCAGGAGGCGAGGGGGGAACTCGGACTGGTCACGGAAATCTTCGACTACTACGCCACGGAAGGTCCAGCACTGGCCGCCGACCAACCAATCAAGGCCATCGGCGGCGGCCGAGCAGTCATCCAGAAGCGCCCGGTCGGCGCACTGCTGGGCATCATGCCGTGGAACTACCCCTACTACCAGGTGGCCCGCTTCGCCGCGCCCAACCTGGTCCTCGGCAACACCATCATCCTCAAGCACGCCCCGAACTGCCCTCGCTCCGCCCTGGCGATGCAGCGGATCTTCGACGACGCCGGCCTGCCGCCCGGAGCCTACGTCAACGTCTTTGCAACGAACGGGCAGGTCGCGGACATCATCGCCGACCCCCGGGTCCAAGGAGTATCCCTGACCGGCTCGGAACGTGCCGGCGCCGCGGTGGCGGAGATCGCCGGCCGGAATCTCAAGAAGGTGGTCCTTGAACTTGGCGGTTCGGACCCCCTGATCGTCCTGGACTCGGCCGATATTGCTGCCACGGCCAGGATCGCGTTCCGAGCCCGGATGTCCAACTCTGGCCAGGCCTGCAATTCCCCGAAGCGCATGATCGTCACCGGGGATATCTACGACGGCTTCGTTGCGGAGCTCACCGCACAGGCCGCCGCGCTGTGCCCGGGCAACCCTGCGGATGCCGGCACGAACTTCGCACCTCTGGCGTCGCCGGCAGCGGCGGCGCAACTGCTCGCACAGATTCAAGATGCCGTGGACAAGGGTGCAACCCTTCACACCGGCGGCAGCTACCTCGACGAGGCCGGCTCCCTGGTGGCCCCAACAATCCTCACCGGCGTCACCCCGGGGATGAGAGCCTACAGCGAAGAGCTCTTCGGCCCCGTCGCGGTCGTCTACCGGGTCGACGGCGACGAGGAAGCGGGCGCCCTTGCCAATGACTCCGAGTACGGCCTCGGCGCGGCTGTGTTCAGCGCCGATATCGACCGCGCGCAGAGAATTGCCGATCGGCTCGACGCGGGCATGGTCTCCATCAACCAGCCGGGCGGATCATCCGCCGAACTGCCGTTCGGCGGTGTCAAGCGTTCCGGCGTCGGCCGCGAACTCGGGCCGCTGGGCATGGACGAGTTCGTGAACAAGAAACTCCTCTACATCGCAGGGTAG
- a CDS encoding XRE family transcriptional regulator → MSDHIDALAANVRRLRETHGLSLSQLGERSGIAKATLFKVERGRTNPTLDTLIAIADTFDVTVPDLIAVPARALVDVVRAGEGEDISDDASTGFVLRSQVIGAGTMEIHVQVFQKNKSETSASHGAGAREHVFVKSGTIRVGPVGEEVEISEGDYATYPADRTHRWQAVDADACVWIVHTFPRAAAFNDA, encoded by the coding sequence ATGAGTGATCATATTGACGCCTTGGCTGCCAACGTCCGCCGGTTGCGGGAGACGCACGGGCTCTCGCTTTCGCAGTTGGGGGAGCGGTCGGGAATCGCCAAGGCCACCTTGTTCAAGGTTGAACGCGGCCGGACGAATCCGACCCTGGATACTCTTATTGCCATTGCGGACACCTTTGATGTGACCGTCCCGGATCTCATCGCAGTACCGGCCCGTGCGCTGGTTGATGTTGTACGGGCCGGCGAGGGTGAGGATATTTCCGACGATGCCTCCACCGGATTCGTCCTGCGCAGCCAGGTCATCGGCGCCGGTACCATGGAAATCCACGTGCAGGTCTTCCAGAAGAACAAGTCCGAGACGTCGGCCTCCCACGGAGCGGGGGCCAGGGAGCATGTGTTCGTCAAATCCGGTACCATCCGCGTTGGTCCAGTCGGAGAGGAAGTCGAGATCTCCGAAGGGGATTACGCCACTTATCCGGCCGACCGGACGCACCGGTGGCAGGCCGTTGACGCGGACGCGTGCGTCTGGATAGTCCATACCTTCCCGCGGGCGGCGGCGTTCAACGACGCGTGA
- a CDS encoding VOC family protein, whose translation MKLTKSGCRLAAVELISEDVKSSSDFYAWLLGAPAEGGPEAWDAGQRLTEKGIASVRRPETEGPGAGWVPVFHVENAAEAQFRAEAAGGGARDHSSIAGGARNYFIDAAGVWTAITDTELSEEELSLVGQTNVDYGSMDTASAADFYSNVLHLEQFEIVDDPYDFRIIHDDRHIVAGIVKFGGTFAEASRPAWLVYFDVDDVDQTLARAVEAGARIVVPANNSNMNRYAVLRDPYGQVFGLSRYSVGGVDNVRARTATGTVMLTDLVDIGV comes from the coding sequence GTGAAACTAACGAAGTCCGGATGCCGCCTGGCTGCCGTCGAGCTCATCTCCGAAGACGTCAAGTCGAGCTCGGACTTTTATGCCTGGCTGTTGGGGGCTCCCGCGGAGGGCGGCCCGGAGGCCTGGGACGCCGGCCAGCGCCTGACTGAGAAGGGGATCGCCTCGGTGCGGCGCCCCGAAACCGAAGGCCCGGGTGCAGGATGGGTTCCCGTTTTCCATGTGGAAAACGCCGCGGAGGCGCAGTTCAGGGCTGAGGCTGCCGGGGGAGGCGCCCGTGACCATTCCTCCATCGCCGGCGGCGCGAGGAACTACTTCATCGACGCTGCTGGTGTGTGGACGGCGATAACCGACACCGAGCTTTCCGAAGAAGAACTGTCTTTGGTCGGCCAGACCAACGTCGACTACGGGTCGATGGACACAGCTTCTGCCGCGGATTTCTACTCCAATGTGCTGCATCTGGAACAATTCGAAATTGTCGATGACCCTTATGACTTCAGAATCATCCACGACGACCGGCACATCGTCGCCGGCATCGTGAAATTTGGCGGTACGTTCGCGGAAGCCAGCCGGCCGGCCTGGCTCGTCTACTTCGACGTCGACGACGTGGACCAGACCCTCGCTCGGGCCGTCGAAGCAGGTGCGCGCATTGTGGTGCCGGCCAATAACAGCAACATGAACCGCTACGCGGTGCTGCGTGACCCCTATGGACAGGTCTTCGGCCTCAGCCGATACTCCGTCGGCGGCGTGGACAACGTCCGGGCCAGGACAGCAACTGGAACTGTGATGCTGACCGATCTGGTCGACATTGGTGTCTAG